The following coding sequences are from one Humulus lupulus chromosome X, drHumLupu1.1, whole genome shotgun sequence window:
- the LOC133804467 gene encoding uncharacterized protein LOC133804467, whose translation MDGIMSKLRNLDAYPKINEDFYSRTLSGGVITIASSIVMLLLFLSEIRLYLHAVTETKLVVDTSRGETLRINFDVTFPALPCSILSLDAMDISGEQHLDVKHDVIKKRLDSHGNVIETRQDGIGAPKIDKPLQRHGGRLEHNETYCGSCYGAEASDEDCCNNCEEVREAYRKKGWALSNPDMIDQCKREGFLQRIKDEEGEGCNVYGFLEVNKVAGNFHFAPGKSFQQSNIHVHDLLSFQKDSFNISHKINRLAFGDYFPGVVNPLDGVQWTQQTPSGMYQYFIKVVPTVYTDVTGHAIQSNQFSVTEHFRTSEFGNLQFLPGVFFFYDLSPIKVTFAEEHISFLHFLTNVCAIVGGVFTVSGILDSFIYHGQKAIKKKMEIGKFS comes from the exons ATGGATGGTATAATGAGCAAGCTCCGGAATTTGGATGCTTATCCCAAGATCAATGAAGATTTCTACAGTCGTACCCTCTCCGGTGGCGTTATCACCATCGCCTCCTCCATTGTCATGCTCTTGCTCTTCCTCTCCGAGATCC GGTTATATCTACATGCAGTTACTGAAACAAAGCTTGTAGTGGATACTTCAAGAGGAGAGACCCTGCGTATCAAT TTTGATGTCACCTTCCCCGCCCTTCCTTGTTCCATACTCAGTCTTGATGCCATGGACATAAGTGGAGAGCAACACCTGGATGTA AAACATGACGTaatcaagaagaggctagattcTCATGGCAATGTAATAGAAACTAGACAGGATGGAATTGGTGCCCCGAAG ATTGATAAGCCATTACAAAGACATGGTGGCAGACTTGAGCATAATGAGACATACTGTGGTTCTTGCTATGGTGCAGAAGCG TCAGATGAAGATTGTTGTAATAATTGTGAAGAAGTCCGTGAAGCATACCGGAAGAAAGGTTGGGCATTGTCAAATCCAGATATGATTGATCAG TGCAAAAGAGAAGGTTTCCTGCAAAGAATCAAAGATGAAGAAGGTGAAGGGTGTAATGTATATGGATTCTTGGAAGTTAATAAGGTAGCTGGGAATTTTCATTTTGCACCTGGGAAAAGTTTCCAACAATCAAATATTCACGTCCATGATCTTCTGTCGTTTCAGAAAGATAGTTTCAAT ATAAGTCACAAAATCAATAGATTGGCTTTTGGGGACTATTTTCCTGGTGTTGTGAATCCTCTTGATGG TGTGCAGTGGACGCAGCAAACACCTAGTGGGATGTATCAGTATTTTATCAAG GTTGTACCTACTGTTTACACAGATGTGACTGGACATGCTATTCAGTCGAATCAG TTTTCTGTAACTGAGCATTTTAGGACTTCAGAATTTGGAAACCTTCAATTTCTTCCTggtgtatttttcttttatgatcTTTCTCCAATCAAG GTAACTTTTGCTGAGGAGCATATATCATTCTTACACTTCCTCACTAATGTGTGCGCTATAGTTGGAG GTGTTTTCACGGTTTCGGGTATCCTAGATTCTTTTATATATCATGGCCAGAAGGCAATCAAGAAGAAGATGGAAATCGGTAAATTTAGTTGA